From Camelus dromedarius isolate mCamDro1 chromosome 2, mCamDro1.pat, whole genome shotgun sequence, one genomic window encodes:
- the LOC116155682 gene encoding keratin-associated protein 12-1-like encodes MCHTSCPSGCPAACYVPSSGQASCCTARPCQASCYVPLTCKPAVCVPVSCKPTVGVAPSCQSFVRVPVSYKQVVYVAPSCQSSGCYQPPCPTLVCRPTSCSTPSCL; translated from the coding sequence ATGTGCCACACCAGCTGCCCCTCCGGCTGCCCGGCTGCCTGCTACGTGCCCAGCTCCGGCCAGGCGTCCTGCTGCACGGCCAGGCCCTGCCAGGCGTCCTGCTATGTGCCCCTGACCTGTAAGCCAGCTGTGTGCGTGCCCGTGAGCTGCAAGCCCACCGTGGGTGTGGCCCCCTCCTGCCAGTCCTTTGTGCGTGTGCCCGTGAGCTACAAACAGGTTGTGTATGTGGCCCCCTCCTGCCAGTCCTCCGGGTGCTACCagcccccctgccccaccctggtcTGCAGACCCACCTCCTGTAGCACCCCCTCGTGCCTTTGA